From the genome of Bradyrhizobium sp. SZCCHNS1050, one region includes:
- a CDS encoding ANTAR domain-containing response regulator, producing MSAEQSPKIVIVDESPIRAAILEEGLREAGFTGVVHVSEMQGLLARIYALDPDVIVIDLENPSRDVLEQMFQVSRAVRRPIAMFVDQSDAASIQASVEAGVSAYIVDGLKKERIKPILDLCISRFNAFSKLQDELERTKSALEDRKVIDRAKGILMKMKGFTEEEAYVLLRSTAMREKKKIGEIAQSILTASEMLK from the coding sequence ATGAGCGCCGAGCAATCGCCTAAAATCGTGATCGTCGACGAAAGCCCGATCCGCGCGGCCATCCTCGAGGAAGGCTTGCGGGAAGCGGGCTTTACCGGCGTCGTGCATGTCAGCGAGATGCAGGGTCTCCTGGCGCGCATCTATGCCCTGGATCCGGACGTCATCGTCATCGACCTGGAGAACCCGAGCCGCGACGTGCTGGAGCAGATGTTCCAGGTCAGCCGCGCCGTCCGCCGGCCGATCGCAATGTTCGTGGACCAGAGCGACGCGGCTTCGATCCAGGCCTCGGTGGAGGCGGGCGTCTCCGCCTACATCGTCGACGGCCTGAAGAAGGAGCGGATCAAGCCGATCCTCGATCTCTGCATCTCCCGCTTCAATGCGTTCTCCAAGCTTCAGGACGAGCTCGAGCGCACCAAGTCCGCGCTCGAAGACCGCAAGGTGATCGACCGCGCCAAGGGCATTCTGATGAAGATGAAGGGCTTCACCGAAGAGGAAGCCTATGTGCTGTTGCGCTCCACAGCGATGCGCGAAAAGAAGAAGATCGGCGAGATCGCGCAATCGATCCTGACCGCCTCGGAGATGTTGAAATGA
- the rimO gene encoding 30S ribosomal protein S12 methylthiotransferase RimO — translation MQQGSAPKISFVSLGCPKALVDSERIITRLRAEGYELARKHDGADVVIVNTCGFLDSAKQESLSAIGSAMAENGKVIVTGCMGAEPEQIEQAYPGVLSITGPQQYESVLDAVHRASPPAHNPHLDLVPPQGIKLTPRHYAYLKISEGCNNRCTFCIIPKLRGDLVSRPAADVLREAERLVAAGVKELLVISQDTSAYGLDLKYAESAWKDRSVRARFLDLARELGELGAWVRLHYVYPYPHVDEVIGLMADGKILPYLDIPFQHASPKVLKAMRRPAAQDKTLDRIKAWRTTCPDLALRSTFIVGFPGETDADFAYLLDWLDEAEIDRLGCFKYEPVAGATSNALPDQVPDAVKQERWDALMARQQKISARRLKRKVGTRQQVIIDEVGPSVAKGRTKADAPDIDGAVYLSSRRPLRVGEIVTVKIERADEYDLHGTVAGF, via the coding sequence ATGCAGCAGGGTTCGGCGCCCAAGATCAGCTTTGTTTCGCTCGGATGTCCCAAGGCCTTGGTCGATTCCGAGCGCATCATCACGCGCCTTCGCGCCGAGGGCTACGAGCTTGCCCGGAAGCATGACGGCGCCGACGTCGTCATCGTCAACACCTGCGGGTTCCTCGACAGCGCCAAACAGGAATCCCTGTCGGCGATCGGCTCGGCCATGGCCGAGAACGGCAAGGTCATCGTGACCGGCTGCATGGGCGCCGAGCCGGAGCAGATCGAGCAGGCCTATCCCGGCGTGCTGTCGATCACCGGCCCGCAGCAGTACGAGAGTGTGCTGGACGCCGTCCACCGCGCATCGCCGCCTGCGCACAACCCTCATCTCGACCTGGTTCCTCCGCAGGGCATCAAGCTCACGCCCCGGCACTACGCCTATCTGAAGATCTCCGAAGGTTGCAACAACCGCTGCACCTTCTGCATCATCCCGAAGCTGCGTGGCGATCTGGTGTCGCGCCCCGCAGCCGACGTGCTGCGCGAGGCCGAGCGGCTGGTCGCGGCCGGGGTCAAGGAGCTCCTGGTCATTTCGCAGGACACCTCGGCCTATGGGCTGGACCTGAAATATGCCGAAAGCGCCTGGAAGGACCGCAGCGTCCGGGCTCGCTTCCTCGATCTGGCGCGCGAGCTCGGCGAGCTCGGCGCCTGGGTCCGGCTGCATTACGTCTACCCCTACCCGCATGTCGACGAGGTGATCGGCCTCATGGCTGACGGTAAAATATTGCCGTATCTCGACATCCCGTTCCAACATGCCAGCCCGAAGGTCCTGAAGGCGATGCGCCGCCCGGCGGCGCAGGACAAGACGCTGGACCGGATCAAGGCGTGGCGGACCACCTGCCCCGACCTCGCGCTGCGCTCGACCTTCATCGTCGGCTTCCCCGGAGAGACGGACGCCGATTTCGCCTATCTGCTGGACTGGCTGGATGAGGCCGAGATCGATCGGCTCGGATGCTTCAAATACGAGCCTGTGGCCGGCGCGACCTCCAACGCCCTACCCGACCAGGTCCCGGACGCGGTCAAGCAGGAGCGCTGGGACGCCCTGATGGCTCGCCAGCAGAAGATCTCGGCACGCCGGCTCAAGCGCAAGGTTGGAACGCGTCAGCAGGTGATCATCGACGAGGTCGGGCCAAGCGTCGCCAAGGGCCGCACCAAGGCTGATGCCCCCGACATCGATGGCGCCGTTTATCTGTCCAGCCGGCGGCCGTTGCGTGTCGGCGAGATCGTTACGGTCAAGATCGAGCGTGCCGACGAATACGACCTGCACGGCACTGTCGCTGGGTTCTAG
- a CDS encoding DUF2336 domain-containing protein → MSNPHLTIAEEVQAAIATGSADRCSGVAERVASLFVASAGSLDIEQHALFADVFERLVNTIELRALADVGARIALAELSAQLAPIPQAPAGVIRRLAHHDDIAVAGPVLSESPRLSSEDLIEIAQTRSEKHLVAIAGRWWLQEIVTDALLARRYPSVSRQLMKNPGARVSPAGFAAIVAQAAGDAELTVAAGIRADLPAALRRTLLQRATEAVRVRLLASAPPHLYEEIRSAISAATLDAEREMSRNRVGGSARAAIGQLKQGGKLTEAELLEFARQRRYGETIAAIAELAKCSIELVRPLMQSLRSDGILVPCKAAGLSWVTVAAILDSRFVSGATPPDELTKLKNKYLELKQDEALRLLKLWSVRTTGSSH, encoded by the coding sequence ATGTCGAACCCCCATCTCACGATCGCCGAAGAAGTGCAGGCGGCCATAGCCACCGGCTCAGCCGACCGCTGCTCCGGCGTGGCCGAGCGGGTCGCCTCCCTGTTCGTCGCCTCCGCCGGCAGCCTGGATATCGAGCAGCACGCGCTGTTTGCCGACGTCTTCGAGCGTCTCGTCAACACCATCGAGCTGCGCGCGCTGGCCGACGTCGGTGCCCGGATCGCACTCGCCGAACTCAGCGCCCAGCTTGCCCCGATCCCGCAGGCGCCGGCTGGCGTGATCCGGCGGCTGGCTCATCATGACGACATCGCCGTCGCGGGGCCGGTGCTTTCGGAATCGCCGCGGCTGAGCAGCGAGGATCTGATCGAGATAGCGCAGACGCGCAGCGAGAAGCACCTGGTGGCGATCGCCGGGCGCTGGTGGCTGCAGGAGATCGTCACCGATGCGCTGCTCGCGCGACGCTATCCGAGCGTGAGCCGGCAACTGATGAAGAATCCCGGTGCGCGGGTGTCTCCCGCCGGATTTGCCGCCATCGTGGCGCAAGCGGCTGGAGATGCGGAGCTCACGGTCGCGGCCGGCATCCGCGCCGATCTGCCGGCAGCCTTGCGCAGGACCCTGTTGCAGCGCGCGACGGAGGCGGTGAGGGTGCGCCTGCTCGCCTCGGCGCCGCCGCATCTCTACGAGGAAATCCGCAGCGCCATTTCGGCGGCCACGCTCGACGCCGAGCGCGAGATGTCACGAAACCGCGTCGGCGGCAGCGCCAGGGCGGCGATCGGCCAACTCAAACAGGGCGGAAAGCTCACCGAGGCCGAGTTGCTCGAATTTGCCCGCCAGCGGCGCTACGGCGAGACGATCGCGGCCATCGCGGAGCTCGCGAAATGCAGCATCGAGCTGGTGCGGCCGCTGATGCAGAGCTTGCGCAGCGACGGCATTCTCGTGCCGTGCAAGGCCGCTGGCCTGAGCTGGGTCACGGTTGCCGCGATCCTCGATAGCCGGTTCGTTTCAGGTGCAACGCCTCCCGACGAGCTGACCAAGCTCAAGAACAAATATCTCGAACTGAAGCAGGACGAGGCGCTTCGCCTGCTGAAGCTCTGGTCGGTTCGCACCACGGGCTCCTCGCACTGA
- a CDS encoding acetylornithine transaminase, producing MLTASHPYDALMEITARPRTVFVQGKGSWLWDDDGKRYLDFIQGWAVNSLGHAPPALASALASQAARLITPSPAYFNDTSLQFAKALVDRSCFDQVFFTNSGAEANEGAIKLARKYGALRKNGAYEIITFEGGFHGRTLATMSASGKKAFEPLFEPKVPGFPKARLNDIASVEALISDKTVAIMLEPIQGEAGVWPATDRFLQQLRVLTTRHGLLLIVDEIQTGMGRTGKLFGYEHADVLPDIMTLGKGIGGGVSLAALLATEAASCFEHGDQGGTFNGNPLMCAAGLAVLDVIEKPEFLKAVTDNGIYLESELQRISARHGLGEVRGRGLLLALDVIRPIAPAIVAHAFELGLLLNAPRPDALRFMPALNVTRDDIAAMIDTLDGILTKVGAARCVA from the coding sequence ATGCTGACCGCCTCCCATCCCTACGACGCTCTGATGGAGATCACGGCGCGTCCGCGCACCGTCTTCGTTCAGGGCAAGGGGTCCTGGCTATGGGACGACGACGGCAAGCGCTATCTGGACTTCATCCAGGGCTGGGCCGTGAACTCGCTCGGCCATGCGCCGCCGGCGCTGGCCAGCGCGCTCGCCAGCCAGGCGGCGCGCCTGATCACGCCGAGCCCAGCGTATTTCAACGACACCAGCCTGCAGTTCGCCAAGGCACTCGTCGACCGCTCGTGCTTCGACCAGGTGTTCTTCACCAATTCGGGCGCCGAAGCCAATGAAGGCGCCATCAAGCTCGCGCGCAAATACGGCGCTCTGCGCAAGAACGGCGCGTATGAGATCATCACCTTCGAGGGCGGCTTCCACGGCCGCACGCTGGCGACGATGTCGGCTTCTGGCAAGAAGGCGTTCGAGCCGCTGTTCGAGCCCAAGGTCCCGGGCTTTCCAAAGGCACGCCTGAACGACATCGCCTCGGTCGAGGCCCTGATCTCCGACAAGACGGTGGCGATCATGCTCGAGCCGATCCAGGGCGAGGCCGGCGTGTGGCCCGCGACGGACAGGTTCCTGCAGCAGTTGCGGGTGCTGACCACCAGGCACGGGCTGCTGCTGATCGTCGACGAGATCCAGACCGGCATGGGCCGCACCGGAAAGCTGTTCGGCTATGAGCACGCCGACGTCCTCCCGGACATCATGACCTTGGGCAAGGGCATCGGCGGCGGCGTTTCGCTCGCCGCCCTGCTGGCGACCGAAGCGGCGTCTTGCTTCGAGCATGGCGATCAGGGCGGTACCTTCAACGGCAATCCGCTGATGTGTGCGGCGGGACTCGCCGTGCTCGACGTCATCGAGAAGCCGGAGTTTCTGAAGGCTGTCACGGACAACGGGATCTATCTGGAGAGCGAGTTGCAGCGCATCTCGGCAAGGCACGGCCTGGGCGAAGTGCGCGGCCGCGGTCTGTTGCTTGCGCTCGACGTGATCAGGCCGATCGCGCCGGCGATCGTCGCGCATGCCTTCGAGCTCGGCCTGCTGCTGAACGCGCCGCGTCCGGATGCGCTGCGCTTCATGCCGGCCCTCAATGTGACGCGCGATGACATCGCGGCGATGATCGACACGCTGGACGGAATCCTGACCAAGGTCGGCGCTGCGCGCTGCGTCGCCTGA
- a CDS encoding quinone oxidoreductase, whose amino-acid sequence MVKAVRVHKVGGPEALVYEPVDLVAPGPGEVRIRQHAIGLNFIDVYYRTGLYKAPGLPFIAGNEAAGEVIAVGPGVTHFHPGDRVAYYENLGGYATERNIGWQRLVKLPDHITYEQGAVLMLKGLTVWYLLHKTFKVEPHHRVLIHAAAGGIGLLACQWARALGAHVIGTVGSTAKADLALANGCDHVILYNEEDFVARVKQISRGELCDVVYDGVGKSTFPGSLSCLKPRGLFVSFGNASGPVPPFSIAELNSHGSLFATRPKLNDYIGKRSELLEGADTLFSAVISGKLHVQINHAYALKDAGRAHADLESRVTTGASILKP is encoded by the coding sequence ATGGTCAAGGCGGTGCGCGTGCACAAGGTGGGAGGCCCCGAAGCGCTCGTCTATGAGCCGGTTGATCTCGTCGCGCCCGGCCCCGGCGAGGTCCGCATCCGCCAGCACGCGATCGGCCTCAACTTCATCGACGTGTACTATCGCACCGGACTGTACAAGGCGCCCGGCCTGCCGTTCATCGCCGGCAACGAGGCGGCCGGCGAGGTGATCGCCGTGGGGCCGGGCGTCACGCATTTCCATCCCGGCGACCGCGTCGCGTATTATGAGAACCTCGGCGGCTATGCCACCGAGCGCAACATCGGCTGGCAGCGGCTGGTCAAGCTGCCCGACCACATCACCTATGAGCAGGGCGCGGTGCTGATGCTCAAGGGGCTGACGGTCTGGTACCTGCTGCACAAGACCTTCAAGGTCGAGCCGCACCATCGCGTCCTGATCCACGCCGCCGCGGGCGGCATCGGCCTGCTGGCCTGCCAGTGGGCGCGCGCGCTCGGCGCGCACGTCATCGGCACCGTCGGCTCCACGGCGAAGGCGGATCTGGCGCTGGCCAATGGCTGCGACCACGTCATCCTCTACAACGAGGAGGACTTCGTCGCGCGGGTCAAGCAGATCAGCCGCGGCGAATTGTGCGACGTGGTCTATGACGGCGTCGGCAAGTCGACCTTCCCCGGCTCCTTGTCCTGCCTGAAGCCGCGCGGTCTGTTCGTTAGCTTCGGCAATGCCTCGGGTCCGGTGCCGCCATTCTCGATCGCCGAGCTCAACAGTCACGGCTCTCTATTCGCGACCCGGCCGAAGCTCAACGACTACATCGGCAAACGGTCCGAGCTGCTGGAGGGCGCCGACACGCTGTTCTCGGCGGTGATCAGCGGCAAGCTGCACGTGCAGATCAATCACGCCTATGCGCTCAAGGATGCGGGCCGGGCGCACGCCGATCTCGAAAGCCGCGTCACGACCGGGGCCTCGATCCTCAAGCCATAG
- a CDS encoding TerC family protein codes for MIDLLTSPEAWAALLTLTALEIVLGIDNVIFLSVITSRIPQPQATRARQIGLALALIFRILLLSVLVWLIGLTQPVFTIGGLGFSWRDIILIAGGLFLIAKATHEIHAEVEAREGEEGSQGGGANKFFWVILQIIVIDLVFSLDSIITAIGMAQDLEIMIAAVIIAVVIMYVSSGPVARFVANHPTTKMLALAFLVLIGVALVADGFEFHIPRGYIYFAIVFALAVEAFNVMASRNRRKRNA; via the coding sequence ATGATCGACCTTCTGACCAGTCCCGAAGCGTGGGCCGCGCTGCTCACCCTGACCGCCCTCGAGATCGTTCTCGGCATCGACAACGTCATCTTCCTGTCGGTGATCACCTCGCGCATCCCGCAGCCGCAGGCGACACGCGCCCGCCAGATCGGGCTGGCGTTGGCCTTGATCTTCCGCATCCTGCTGCTCAGCGTGCTGGTCTGGCTGATCGGGCTGACGCAGCCGGTGTTTACGATCGGTGGCCTCGGCTTCTCCTGGCGCGACATCATCCTGATCGCCGGCGGCCTGTTCCTGATCGCCAAGGCCACGCACGAGATCCATGCCGAGGTCGAGGCGCGTGAGGGGGAGGAGGGGTCGCAGGGCGGCGGCGCCAACAAGTTCTTCTGGGTGATTCTGCAGATCATCGTCATCGATCTCGTGTTCTCGCTGGACTCGATCATCACCGCGATCGGCATGGCCCAGGATCTCGAGATCATGATCGCCGCCGTCATCATCGCGGTCGTCATCATGTACGTGTCCTCGGGACCCGTCGCGCGTTTCGTGGCAAACCATCCGACCACCAAGATGCTGGCGCTCGCCTTCCTGGTGCTGATCGGCGTCGCGCTGGTCGCCGACGGCTTCGAGTTCCACATCCCGCGCGGCTACATCTACTTCGCGATCGTCTTTGCGCTGGCAGTCGAAGCCTTCAACGTGATGGCCTCGCGCAACCGCAGGAAGCGCAACGCCTGA
- the pcsA gene encoding phosphatidylcholine synthase encodes MDQLRPESRVAATPAHRAAAFSVHVFTALGAGVALLAMLEAVREHWTAMFWWLGVALIIDGVDGPLARRLDVVHVQPDWSGDVLDLVVDFTTYVFVPAYAITASGMLLPLAAPVIGVGIAVTGALYFADRRMKSDDNHFRGFPGLWNIAAFYLFLLHPSPSLATLGLAVLIALTFVPFHVIHPVRVERLRWLTLPLVALWGVLVIDVLGNNFAVGPIVTTLLCAIALYIVASDSAIRLLRSLKA; translated from the coding sequence ATGGATCAGTTGAGACCAGAGAGCAGGGTGGCCGCAACGCCCGCGCATCGTGCCGCGGCGTTCTCGGTGCACGTCTTCACCGCGCTCGGTGCCGGTGTCGCGCTGCTCGCGATGCTCGAGGCCGTGCGCGAGCATTGGACTGCGATGTTCTGGTGGCTCGGCGTCGCGCTCATCATCGACGGCGTCGACGGGCCGCTGGCGCGCCGGCTCGACGTCGTCCATGTACAGCCGGACTGGTCGGGCGACGTGCTCGATCTCGTGGTGGATTTCACGACCTATGTGTTCGTGCCGGCCTACGCCATCACCGCCAGCGGGATGCTGCTGCCGCTCGCCGCGCCGGTCATCGGCGTCGGCATCGCCGTCACCGGCGCACTGTATTTCGCCGATCGCCGCATGAAGAGCGACGACAATCATTTTCGCGGGTTTCCGGGACTCTGGAACATCGCGGCATTCTACCTGTTCCTGCTGCATCCCTCGCCATCGTTGGCGACCTTGGGTCTCGCGGTCCTGATCGCGCTGACCTTCGTCCCGTTCCATGTCATCCACCCGGTGCGCGTCGAGCGGCTGCGCTGGCTGACGCTGCCGCTGGTCGCGCTCTGGGGCGTCCTGGTCATCGACGTGCTGGGAAACAACTTCGCCGTGGGCCCGATCGTAACGACGCTGTTGTGCGCGATCGCCCTCTACATCGTCGCGAGCGACTCCGCGATCCGCCTGTTGAGATCCTTGAAAGCATGA